One stretch of Pseudoxanthomonas sp. Root65 DNA includes these proteins:
- a CDS encoding c-type cytochrome, with protein MRHARVMGLAGLAVLAVGAVAFAQTTVVPVPDNAPVETAPLDINLAKTTWGDAKAGQTKAAACAACHGADGNPTDPQYPRIAGQSERYVAQQLALFASGERNTGMAAVMIPFAQTLSAQDMRDVGAYFATQKSGAGLADDSVVADGPYKGMKFYQVGQQLYRNGDAARGVPACLACHGPTGAGNPGPAYPHIGGQMQDYTVRRLTEYKAGTTTLKDAAHFNIMAQVAGPLTEQEIQALASYLQGLHARADDIAAAKAGSK; from the coding sequence ATGCGCCACGCTCGCGTTATGGGACTTGCCGGACTGGCCGTGTTGGCCGTGGGCGCAGTCGCTTTTGCACAGACCACGGTCGTTCCCGTGCCCGACAACGCGCCGGTCGAAACCGCGCCGCTGGACATCAACCTGGCCAAGACCACCTGGGGCGACGCCAAGGCCGGCCAGACCAAGGCGGCCGCCTGTGCGGCCTGCCACGGCGCCGACGGCAACCCGACCGACCCGCAGTACCCGCGCATCGCCGGCCAGAGCGAGCGCTACGTCGCCCAGCAGCTGGCGCTGTTCGCCTCGGGCGAGCGCAACACCGGCATGGCCGCGGTGATGATCCCGTTCGCGCAGACCCTCAGCGCGCAGGACATGCGTGATGTCGGCGCTTACTTCGCCACCCAGAAGTCCGGCGCCGGCCTGGCCGACGACAGCGTCGTCGCCGACGGTCCGTACAAGGGCATGAAGTTCTACCAGGTCGGCCAGCAGCTGTACCGCAACGGCGACGCCGCGCGCGGCGTGCCGGCCTGCCTGGCCTGTCACGGCCCGACCGGCGCCGGCAACCCTGGCCCGGCCTATCCGCACATCGGCGGGCAGATGCAGGACTACACCGTGCGCCGCCTGACCGAGTACAAGGCCGGCACCACCACGCTGAAGGACGCCGCGCACTTCAACATCATGGCGCAGGTCGCCGGACCGCTGACCGAGCAGGAGATCCAGGCGCTGGCCAGCTACCTGCAGGGTCTGCATGCCCGTGCCGACGATATCGCCGCCGCCAAGGCCGGCAGCAAGTAA
- a CDS encoding VIT family protein — protein MRHHERHRTDRVGWLRAAVLGANDGIVSVSGLVVGVAASGASASTVLITGVAGLVAGAMSMAAGEYVSVQSQADAEAADLAVETRELQEMPDSELAELTQIYTERGLEPGLARQVAEQLTARDALATHLRDELGITEALRARPLQAALASATAFTVGALLPIATTVLAPPDRVVLVTTVATLAGLLASGGVAAWVGGAPVLRGAWRVGFWGAMAMAAAALVGRLFHVSV, from the coding sequence CTGCGCCATCACGAACGCCACCGCACCGATCGCGTCGGCTGGTTGCGTGCCGCTGTGCTGGGCGCCAACGACGGCATCGTCTCGGTGTCGGGCCTGGTGGTGGGCGTGGCCGCCAGTGGCGCGTCGGCGTCCACGGTCCTGATCACGGGCGTCGCCGGCTTGGTTGCCGGCGCCATGTCGATGGCGGCGGGCGAGTACGTGTCCGTGCAGTCGCAGGCCGATGCCGAAGCCGCTGACCTGGCCGTGGAAACGCGCGAGCTTCAGGAGATGCCGGATAGCGAACTGGCGGAACTGACACAGATCTATACGGAGCGCGGCCTGGAACCGGGTCTTGCGCGGCAGGTGGCCGAGCAACTTACTGCGCGCGATGCCCTGGCCACCCACCTGCGCGACGAGCTCGGCATCACCGAGGCATTGCGCGCACGGCCGTTACAGGCGGCGCTCGCGTCGGCGACGGCCTTCACCGTGGGCGCGCTGCTGCCGATCGCCACCACCGTGCTGGCCCCGCCGGACCGCGTGGTACTGGTCACGACGGTGGCGACGCTGGCCGGACTGCTGGCCTCCGGTGGCGTGGCCGCGTGGGTGGGCGGTGCGCCGGTGCTGCGGGGCGCCTGGCGGGTTGGCTTCTGGGGCGCCATGGCCATGGCGGCGGCGGCGCTGGTCGGCCGCCTGTTCCACGTCAGTGTCTGA
- a CDS encoding ECF-type sigma factor produces MDQVPVTQLLKRAREGDVRAADAVFASLYDELKRAAHLQLRRHHDPLDTTVLVHETYLKMATGERLAANDRAHLLAMSARAMRQVLVDHARIAHAQKRGGGVDALTLTARLGGDERAVVEVLALDELLDALQQADARAAQIVELRYFGGYEETEIAQMLGLSERTVRRDWRTARAFLLAELGK; encoded by the coding sequence ATGGATCAGGTACCGGTCACCCAGTTGCTGAAACGCGCGCGCGAAGGCGACGTGCGCGCCGCCGATGCGGTGTTCGCCAGCCTGTACGACGAACTCAAGCGCGCCGCGCACCTGCAGTTGCGCCGGCACCACGACCCGCTCGATACCACCGTGCTGGTGCACGAGACCTATCTGAAAATGGCCACCGGCGAGCGCCTGGCCGCCAACGACCGTGCGCACCTGCTGGCGATGTCGGCCCGCGCCATGCGGCAGGTGCTGGTGGACCACGCGCGCATCGCGCACGCGCAGAAGCGCGGCGGCGGCGTCGACGCGCTGACCCTGACCGCGCGCCTAGGCGGGGACGAGCGGGCGGTGGTCGAAGTACTGGCGCTGGACGAACTGCTGGACGCGCTTCAACAGGCCGACGCGCGTGCCGCGCAGATCGTCGAGCTGCGCTACTTCGGCGGCTATGAGGAAACCGAGATCGCCCAGATGCTGGGCCTCAGCGAGCGCACCGTGCGGCGCGACTGGCGCACGGCGCGGGCCTTCCTGCTGGCGGAACTGGGCAAGTGA
- a CDS encoding DUF3325 domain-containing protein: protein MPTALLLLAALVASVAGMGWLALSMPVHAQQVWGEPPTAATRRGLRIAGVLALLVALVLCLVVDHATMASLVWVMGLTAAAVGVGMTLAWQPHWLRVLSPWVRTRRG, encoded by the coding sequence GTGCCTACCGCCCTGCTGTTGCTGGCCGCGCTGGTGGCGAGCGTGGCCGGCATGGGATGGCTGGCCTTGTCGATGCCCGTCCACGCCCAGCAGGTGTGGGGCGAACCACCCACCGCGGCGACGCGTCGCGGGCTGAGGATCGCCGGCGTCCTGGCCTTGCTGGTGGCGCTGGTGCTATGCCTGGTCGTCGATCACGCCACCATGGCCAGCCTGGTCTGGGTGATGGGCCTGACTGCCGCGGCGGTCGGCGTGGGCATGACGCTCGCCTGGCAGCCGCATTGGCTGCGGGTGCTCTCGCCGTGGGTGCGCACGCGCCGGGGTTGA
- a CDS encoding thiol:disulfide interchange protein DsbA/DsbL: MKSRHVLMLSLLLPLMAACGPKPATDATPAAETPAATTTDATAAPATDASAAPADAGTATPAEGTDSAAAANTNPVVPPQGPAPVAGTDYVVIPNGQPYAPLNGQIEVVEVFGYVCPGCARFAPEVAAWKKKQPADVRVSYVPVVFRDTWEPYGKAFYAAQAKGLVDKTHDAVFAAIHLQRALPGEGQPPADPAQIAQWYAKYGVDAKEFVSLMNSFGTNSQIARGMQFAKSSGVESTPTIIVNGKYRVTGGQTYADVLRIADHLVAMERAQR, translated from the coding sequence ATGAAATCCCGCCACGTCCTGATGCTGTCCCTGCTGCTGCCGCTGATGGCCGCCTGTGGTCCGAAGCCGGCCACCGACGCCACCCCGGCGGCGGAGACGCCCGCCGCCACCACGACCGACGCCACCGCCGCGCCGGCAACGGACGCATCGGCTGCGCCTGCCGACGCCGGCACGGCCACGCCGGCCGAGGGCACCGACAGCGCCGCGGCCGCCAATACCAACCCGGTCGTGCCGCCGCAGGGCCCGGCACCGGTGGCCGGCACCGACTATGTCGTCATCCCGAACGGCCAGCCGTACGCGCCGCTCAACGGCCAGATCGAAGTGGTCGAGGTGTTCGGCTATGTCTGCCCCGGCTGCGCGCGCTTCGCGCCCGAGGTGGCCGCATGGAAGAAGAAGCAACCGGCGGACGTGCGCGTGAGCTACGTGCCGGTGGTGTTCCGCGACACCTGGGAGCCCTACGGCAAGGCGTTCTACGCTGCGCAGGCCAAGGGCCTGGTCGACAAGACCCACGACGCCGTCTTCGCCGCCATCCACCTGCAGCGCGCGCTGCCGGGTGAGGGCCAGCCGCCGGCGGACCCGGCGCAGATCGCACAGTGGTACGCCAAGTACGGCGTGGACGCGAAGGAATTCGTGTCGCTGATGAACAGCTTCGGCACCAACTCGCAGATCGCCCGCGGCATGCAGTTCGCCAAGAGCAGCGGCGTGGAAAGCACCCCGACCATCATCGTCAACGGCAAGTACCGCGTCACCGGCGGCCAGACCTACGCCGACGTGCTGCGCATCGCCGATCACTTGGTCGCGATGGAGCGCGCGCAGCGCTGA
- a CDS encoding serine/threonine-protein kinase — protein MSDAGIERRRRALALFREAVEIAPAEREAWLDHACSNDNALRAAVDALLVADASGTEPFAGDALAWGRAFQDDHGDVARDALVGRSIGPWRITGILGHGGMGAVYRVDRDDGAYTQHAALKLIRAGTDSQAARERFLRERQILARLRHPNIATLLDGGISGDGDPWFVMELVDGQPIDRWCDARQLGLRQRIVLFLQVVDAVRHAHRNLVVHRDLKPSNLLVDNEGRVKLLDFGIAKELADTRAMTVDRALTFEYASPEQLLDAPITTATDLWQLGVVLHRLLTGAHPFGVTRETPVAHQLQQLEREPEPLTRAAAQASDDQASQRGGHSPASLARALRGSLAQMVQACLRRDPGARYASADLLASDLRAWLDDRPISAVPQPRADRARLWLRRNRGLAAAAGMVVLALFAGTGVALWQAHEARVQARIAERESESARATLAFLADTLAAAAPEQAMSTEVSVRQLLDQARAKLDQRALDPQVRQPLQRMLGRLYRSLGDDQQAVVLFSAGLKGVAPQTREEALALADDLVAYSDELGDLERTAESLAAAEQAVALRQRFAPDDAEQQLRSMAHLTLGHVEKYGLEWCRKRAESSLAFAKRMPSPPADVVLDIYSDISTAANFQNDRRRLLSVSREGLAYADAHGIAADSPVRRTLVRSLVSGLILEGKPAEAERVVRQAIAAAEKTGGYGGTSATVWYQTLADTLIGQGRYREAREATDRSYALSSQHGEGPRNLAMALANITAIDIMYGDYAAALVRSTQGIARLDEAGVSPDDNFRRTIERVHARALVANGGFKEAATRLDDLLARAKRLDGEASDEYAQVLGDQLNLSLRTRDAARAAPLLAELRTRTAQRGVPDNHEQFGYFSAMEATLDRLRGDAAAAEQHQRDALQRLQASASDVDVAIARATLAGDVAARGDRKEARRLLDQALPVMRETLLPAERNRLDAEALSSRLQG, from the coding sequence GTGAGCGACGCCGGCATCGAGCGCCGTCGGCGCGCGCTGGCCCTGTTCCGCGAGGCCGTCGAGATCGCGCCGGCCGAACGCGAGGCCTGGCTGGACCATGCCTGCAGCAACGACAACGCGCTGCGCGCAGCGGTCGATGCGCTGCTGGTGGCGGATGCGAGCGGCACCGAGCCGTTCGCAGGCGATGCGCTGGCGTGGGGGCGCGCCTTCCAGGACGACCATGGCGACGTCGCGCGCGACGCCCTGGTCGGCCGCAGCATCGGGCCGTGGCGCATCACCGGCATTCTCGGGCATGGCGGCATGGGCGCGGTGTACCGCGTCGACCGCGATGATGGCGCGTACACGCAACATGCCGCGCTGAAGCTGATCCGCGCCGGCACCGATTCGCAGGCCGCGCGCGAACGCTTCCTGCGCGAGCGGCAGATCCTCGCCCGCCTGCGGCATCCCAATATCGCCACCCTGCTGGATGGCGGCATCAGCGGCGACGGCGATCCGTGGTTCGTGATGGAACTGGTCGACGGCCAGCCGATCGACCGCTGGTGCGACGCGCGGCAGCTGGGCCTGCGCCAGCGCATCGTGCTGTTCCTGCAGGTGGTCGATGCGGTACGCCATGCGCACCGCAACCTGGTGGTGCACCGCGACCTCAAGCCGTCCAACCTGCTGGTGGACAACGAGGGCAGGGTGAAACTGCTGGACTTCGGCATCGCCAAGGAACTCGCCGACACGCGCGCCATGACCGTCGACCGCGCGCTGACGTTCGAGTACGCCTCGCCGGAGCAGCTGCTCGATGCGCCCATCACCACCGCCACCGACCTGTGGCAGCTGGGCGTGGTGTTGCACCGCCTGCTGACCGGCGCGCATCCGTTCGGGGTGACGCGGGAAACGCCGGTGGCGCACCAGCTGCAGCAGCTCGAGCGCGAACCCGAGCCGCTGACGCGCGCCGCAGCGCAGGCCAGCGACGACCAGGCGTCGCAGCGAGGTGGGCATTCCCCGGCATCGCTGGCGCGCGCACTGCGTGGCAGTCTGGCGCAGATGGTGCAGGCCTGCCTGCGTCGCGATCCGGGCGCGCGCTATGCCTCGGCCGACCTGCTGGCAAGCGATCTGCGCGCGTGGCTCGATGACCGGCCGATCAGCGCAGTACCGCAGCCGCGTGCCGATCGCGCGCGGCTGTGGCTGCGACGCAACCGTGGCCTGGCCGCTGCGGCCGGCATGGTCGTGCTGGCGCTGTTCGCCGGCACCGGCGTGGCGCTGTGGCAAGCGCATGAGGCGCGCGTACAGGCGCGCATCGCCGAGCGCGAGTCGGAGAGTGCGCGTGCGACCCTGGCCTTCCTCGCCGACACCTTGGCAGCGGCCGCACCCGAACAGGCGATGAGCACCGAAGTCAGCGTGCGCCAGCTGCTCGACCAGGCGCGCGCCAAACTCGACCAGCGTGCCCTCGATCCGCAGGTGAGGCAGCCGCTGCAGCGGATGCTGGGGCGTCTCTACCGCTCGCTGGGCGACGATCAGCAGGCCGTCGTCCTGTTCTCGGCAGGTCTCAAGGGGGTCGCGCCGCAGACGCGCGAGGAGGCCCTGGCGTTGGCGGACGACCTGGTCGCCTATTCCGACGAGTTGGGGGATCTGGAGCGCACCGCCGAGTCGCTGGCCGCCGCCGAGCAGGCCGTTGCGTTGCGCCAGCGCTTCGCACCGGACGACGCCGAACAGCAGCTCCGATCGATGGCGCACCTGACGCTGGGTCATGTGGAGAAGTACGGCCTGGAGTGGTGCCGGAAGCGGGCCGAATCCTCGCTCGCCTTCGCCAAGCGCATGCCGTCGCCGCCTGCGGACGTGGTGCTGGATATCTATTCGGACATCAGTACTGCCGCCAATTTCCAGAACGACCGGCGGCGTCTGTTGTCGGTGAGTCGCGAGGGGCTTGCGTACGCGGACGCGCACGGCATCGCGGCGGACTCGCCGGTGCGACGGACGCTGGTGCGGAGCCTGGTGTCCGGGCTGATCCTGGAGGGCAAGCCGGCCGAGGCAGAGCGCGTGGTCCGCCAGGCCATCGCCGCCGCCGAGAAGACCGGCGGCTATGGCGGCACCAGTGCGACGGTGTGGTACCAGACCCTGGCTGACACGCTGATCGGCCAGGGTCGCTACCGGGAGGCGCGTGAGGCCACCGATCGCAGCTATGCGCTGTCCAGCCAGCATGGCGAGGGGCCGCGCAACCTGGCGATGGCGCTGGCCAACATCACCGCCATCGACATCATGTACGGCGACTATGCGGCTGCGCTGGTGCGCTCCACCCAGGGCATCGCACGCCTGGACGAGGCGGGGGTCTCGCCGGATGACAACTTCCGCCGCACGATCGAACGCGTGCATGCGCGCGCACTGGTGGCGAATGGTGGGTTCAAGGAGGCGGCGACGCGGCTCGACGATCTGCTCGCACGTGCGAAGCGGCTGGATGGCGAGGCCTCGGACGAGTACGCGCAGGTGCTGGGCGACCAGCTGAACCTGTCCCTGCGCACGCGGGACGCCGCGCGGGCGGCGCCGCTGCTGGCGGAGCTTCGCACGCGCACGGCCCAGCGCGGGGTTCCCGACAACCACGAGCAGTTCGGGTACTTCTCTGCGATGGAGGCCACGCTCGATCGTCTGCGTGGCGATGCCGCCGCCGCCGAGCAGCACCAGCGGGACGCGCTCCAGCGATTGCAGGCCAGCGCCAGTGACGTCGATGTGGCGATCGCGCGTGCGACCCTGGCCGGCGATGTCGCGGCGCGCGGCGACCGAAAGGAGGCGCGCCGGCTGCTGGACCAGGCACTGCCGGTGATGCGCGAGACGCTGCTGCCCGCCGAACGGAACCGTCTCGACGCGGAGGCGCTGTCGTCGCGCCTGCAAGGCTGA
- the yihA gene encoding ribosome biogenesis GTP-binding protein YihA/YsxC: MSNPLNTATYLLSAHTPRQLPEDGGFEVAFAGRSNAGKSSALNALVNHNRLARVSKTPGRTQQLVFFQVQPERYLVDLPGYGYAKVPQDLQAHWQAFIDRYFRTREALRGLVVVMDIRHPLKDYDRQMLGYAVQRGLPAHALLTKADKLGRGQQGNALQAVKKELFSAFGDTVSVQTFSAESKQGVDEARMVVGNWLELS; this comes from the coding sequence ATGTCGAACCCCCTGAATACCGCCACCTACCTGCTCTCCGCCCACACCCCGCGCCAGTTGCCGGAGGATGGGGGATTCGAGGTGGCCTTCGCCGGCCGTTCCAACGCCGGCAAGTCCAGCGCCCTCAATGCGCTGGTCAACCACAACCGTCTGGCGCGGGTGTCCAAGACCCCTGGCCGCACCCAGCAGCTGGTGTTCTTCCAGGTCCAGCCCGAGCGCTACCTGGTCGACCTGCCCGGCTACGGCTACGCCAAGGTGCCGCAGGACCTGCAGGCGCACTGGCAGGCCTTCATCGATCGCTACTTCCGCACCCGCGAGGCCCTCAGGGGGCTGGTGGTGGTGATGGACATCCGCCATCCGCTGAAGGACTACGACCGTCAGATGCTGGGCTACGCCGTGCAGCGCGGCCTGCCCGCCCACGCGCTGCTGACCAAGGCCGACAAGCTGGGCCGCGGCCAGCAGGGCAACGCGCTGCAGGCGGTGAAGAAGGAGCTGTTCTCCGCCTTCGGCGACACCGTCAGCGTGCAGACCTTCTCCGCCGAGTCCAAGCAGGGCGTGGACGAAGCCCGCATGGTCGTGGGCAACTGGCTGGAGCTGTCCTGA
- a CDS encoding thiol:disulfide interchange protein DsbA/DsbL — MVSRLLPVLITLVALLPAATLAAPPAPTPLVEGRDYEVIPDGKPFAPAKGRIEVAEVFGYTCIHCAHLEPILATWKKTLPRDVKLTPVPAAFGGYWIPYARAFFAAQQLGVQERTHQAVFDALHATGSLPIQNASADEIASFYASQGVDRAKFMAALRGPEVDAQLAKARDWVAAAGVEGTPTLIVNGKYRVTGGGNYSDRLAIAERLVARERGRK; from the coding sequence ATGGTGTCGCGTCTGCTGCCCGTGCTGATCACCCTGGTGGCCCTGCTGCCGGCCGCCACGCTCGCCGCCCCGCCGGCGCCCACCCCGCTGGTCGAAGGGCGGGATTACGAGGTGATCCCGGACGGCAAACCGTTCGCGCCGGCCAAGGGCAGGATCGAGGTGGCCGAAGTGTTCGGCTACACCTGCATCCACTGCGCCCACCTGGAGCCCATCCTCGCCACGTGGAAGAAGACCCTGCCGCGCGACGTCAAGCTGACGCCGGTCCCGGCGGCCTTCGGTGGCTACTGGATCCCGTATGCCCGCGCCTTCTTCGCCGCGCAGCAGCTGGGCGTGCAGGAACGCACCCACCAGGCCGTGTTCGACGCCCTGCACGCGACCGGCAGCCTGCCCATCCAGAACGCGTCCGCCGACGAGATCGCCAGCTTCTATGCCAGCCAGGGCGTGGACCGGGCGAAGTTCATGGCCGCCCTGCGCGGCCCCGAGGTCGACGCGCAGCTGGCCAAGGCGCGCGACTGGGTCGCCGCTGCCGGCGTGGAAGGCACGCCCACGCTCATCGTCAACGGCAAGTACCGGGTGACCGGCGGCGGCAACTACAGCGACAGGCTGGCGATCGCCGAACGCCTGGTCGCCCGCGAGCGCGGCCGCAAGTGA
- a CDS encoding glutamate--cysteine ligase, translating to MSSPSHVADTLITDRTQLVDYIASGEKPAQDWRIGTEHEKFGFRLDDLRPPTFDGDRGIEALLKGLTRFGWEAIEEKGRVIALSKDGASVTLEPAGQLELSGAAVETLHETCVEVGTHLKEVKQVADELQVGFLGMGFQPKWRRDEMPWMPKGRYQIMKAYMPKVGQLGLDMMTRTCTVQVNLDYASEADMVKKFRVSLALQPIATALFADSPFTEGKPNGYQSYRSHIWTDTDGDRTGMLDFVFEDGFGYERYVDYLLDVPMYFSYRDGIYHDASGQSFRDFLKGELPVLPGALPTLRDWSDHMTTAFPEVRMKKFLEMRGADSGPWSRICALPAFWVGLLYDDAALDAAWDLVKDFSLQERHALRDGVPTHALKLPFRGGTVRDLAREAVKIAIGGLQRRARLNSKGVDESGFLDALVEIVEANETPAERKLALFHGEWKGDIDRVFREFAY from the coding sequence TTGTCCAGTCCCAGCCACGTCGCCGACACGCTGATCACCGACCGTACCCAACTGGTCGATTACATCGCGTCGGGCGAGAAGCCCGCGCAGGACTGGCGCATCGGTACCGAGCACGAGAAGTTCGGCTTCCGCCTCGACGACCTGCGCCCGCCCACCTTCGACGGCGACCGCGGCATCGAGGCCCTGCTGAAGGGCCTGACCCGCTTCGGCTGGGAGGCGATCGAGGAGAAGGGGCGCGTCATCGCCCTGTCCAAGGACGGCGCCTCGGTCACGCTCGAACCGGCCGGCCAGCTGGAACTGTCCGGCGCGGCGGTGGAAACCCTCCACGAGACCTGCGTCGAAGTCGGCACGCACCTGAAGGAAGTCAAACAGGTCGCCGACGAGCTGCAGGTCGGCTTCCTCGGCATGGGCTTCCAGCCCAAGTGGCGGCGCGACGAGATGCCGTGGATGCCCAAGGGCCGCTACCAGATCATGAAGGCGTACATGCCCAAGGTCGGCCAGCTCGGCCTGGACATGATGACGCGCACCTGCACCGTGCAGGTCAACCTGGACTACGCCAGCGAAGCGGACATGGTGAAGAAGTTCCGCGTGTCGCTGGCGCTGCAACCGATCGCCACCGCGCTGTTCGCCGATTCGCCGTTCACCGAAGGCAAGCCGAACGGCTACCAGAGCTACCGCTCGCACATCTGGACCGATACCGACGGCGACCGCACCGGCATGCTCGACTTCGTGTTCGAGGACGGCTTCGGTTACGAGCGCTACGTCGACTACCTGCTCGACGTGCCGATGTACTTCTCCTACCGCGACGGCATCTACCACGACGCCAGCGGGCAGAGTTTCCGTGATTTCCTCAAGGGCGAGCTGCCCGTGCTGCCCGGCGCGCTGCCGACGCTGCGCGACTGGTCCGACCACATGACCACCGCCTTCCCGGAAGTGCGGATGAAGAAGTTCCTGGAGATGCGCGGCGCCGACAGCGGCCCCTGGAGCCGCATCTGCGCGCTGCCGGCGTTCTGGGTGGGCCTGCTGTACGACGATGCCGCGCTCGACGCGGCATGGGACCTGGTGAAGGACTTCTCGCTGCAGGAACGCCACGCGCTGCGCGACGGCGTGCCGACGCACGCGCTGAAGTTGCCGTTCCGCGGCGGCACCGTGCGCGACCTGGCGCGTGAGGCGGTGAAGATCGCCATCGGCGGCCTGCAGCGCCGCGCGCGCCTCAACAGCAAGGGCGTGGACGAAAGCGGCTTCCTCGACGCGCTGGTCGAGATCGTCGAGGCGAACGAGACGCCGGCCGAGCGCAAGCTGGCCCTGTTCCATGGCGAGTGGAAGGGCGACATCGACCGCGTGTTCCGCGAGTTCGCCTACTAG
- a CDS encoding endonuclease/exonuclease/phosphatase family protein produces the protein MTDTPATRRLRLLSANIQAGSSTRRYSDYVTRSWSHALPAGNKRGSLDAIAQLAGGHDIVGLQEADPGSLRSGFTNQTHYLAERAGFDYWTHQPNRNVARVAGSANGLLSKLEPVEVTDHSLPGRIGGRGVLMARFGDGDEGLTVAVAHLSLGANSRRSQLAFIGELLSDHPHAVLMGDFNCVPDTPEMELLYKRTRLRPPAFCVPTFPSWRPQRAIDHILLSEGLRGDNARAMPAANSDHLALAMDIDVPDSALR, from the coding sequence ATGACCGACACCCCGGCCACGCGGCGCCTGCGCCTGCTCAGCGCCAACATCCAGGCCGGCTCCAGCACCCGCCGCTACAGCGACTACGTGACCCGCAGCTGGTCGCATGCGCTGCCGGCGGGCAACAAGCGCGGCAGCCTGGATGCGATCGCGCAGCTGGCCGGCGGGCACGATATCGTCGGCCTGCAGGAAGCCGATCCCGGCAGCCTGCGTTCGGGTTTCACCAACCAGACGCATTACCTGGCCGAGCGCGCCGGCTTCGACTACTGGACGCACCAGCCCAACCGCAACGTCGCACGCGTGGCGGGCAGCGCCAACGGCCTGCTCAGCAAGCTGGAACCGGTGGAAGTGACCGACCACAGCCTGCCCGGCCGCATCGGCGGCCGTGGCGTGCTGATGGCGCGCTTCGGCGACGGCGACGAAGGCCTGACCGTGGCGGTGGCGCACCTGTCGCTGGGCGCCAACTCGCGACGCTCGCAGCTGGCCTTCATCGGCGAACTGCTGTCGGACCACCCGCACGCGGTGCTGATGGGCGACTTCAACTGCGTGCCCGACACGCCGGAAATGGAACTGCTCTACAAGCGCACCCGCCTGCGACCGCCGGCGTTCTGCGTGCCCACGTTCCCCAGCTGGCGGCCACAGCGGGCGATCGATCACATCCTGCTCAGCGAAGGCCTGCGCGGCGACAACGCCCGCGCCATGCCGGCGGCCAACTCGGATCATCTGGCGCTGGCGATGGACATCGACGTGCCGGACAGTGCGCTGCGCTGA